Part of the Kiritimatiellia bacterium genome, CCGGTGCGCGGCGGCACGCCGAATCGCCTCGTGAAGCCAGCTCGTCCAGTGCTGCGGCCCGACGTTCACAAATCCAAATTTCACGCCGGCGACACCCCAGTCACGGTAGAGCGGCAACAGCACGTCGAGCTGACGCTCGAGCGCGCGGCGGTTCACGTAGAGGATCACGCCGATGCCGCGTTCGGTTGCGTAGCGAATCACCGCCGGCAGATCGAGCGGCCCCTTCGAACGTTTCGGGTCGACCGTGACCGTCGTCGCGTCGGCCTGGTCGTCGTACTCGTGGCCGTACCAGCCGGCGTCATACTCGATGAACTGAAGCCCGCGCTTCACCGCGAAGTCCACACAGGCACGGCCGCCCTCCGTCGTCAGCGTCACCTCACGGATGACTTTGCCGGGGCGAATCCACGAGGTGTCGGCAAGGGCACAGGGCTCGTTCAGATTGAGCACCAGATCATTGTGTTCGAGCAGCGCGCCGGGCGAGTCGGCCACCATCACAAATCGCCACGGCGACTTGAGGGGCGAGGGGCCTTCCGCGGGTCCGTCGAGCCGGCTCACCACCGCCCGCTGAGAACCGGGCACCGGCGCGAACTTCATCCGTGGCCAGTCCACCAGCGCCGCCTCGCCCAGCGCAACGAAGAGCGGAATCCCGCCCGCCTCGAGCTCCACCACAAGCGGCCGCTCGGTGCCGGCCCGCAACGAGGAGAGCGGAACGCGTTCGTAAGCTGCCTGCGCGGCCGGCGCCGCCCAGGCATGGCCATCGGCGGCGAAATGGAACTCCGAGAACTCTGCGATCAACCGGGCCCGCTCCGCCGCCGCATGAATCGCGTATCGAAACGCAAGGCCCTCGTCGTACGCACGAAATGTCCAGCGGAGTTGGACGCCGGACCGCTCACCGGCGAGGTCCAGCTCGACCTCACGATGGACATCGCGGACCATCGACCGCTCGCCGGCGACCGGCCGCCATATCGCGTTCGTCGCGCGCTCCCGCACGCCCAGCACCTGCCAGGTCTCGTTGGTGGGGACAATGTCCACGTCGAACCGTAGCGGGGAGGCGGCCAGCACGGGGCGGCCACGCCAGGCCAAGTGGTACTCGACGGGCGCCCGCCCCCCCGGTGAGCGCAGCGTTGCCCGCAGCGCCCCGTCGGGCGATTGGAGCGTCCACTCACCTGCCGCCGTCGCAAGCGCTCCCACGGCGATCCACCACATCCCGCCTCGCATCGGGCGTGCTCCTTGCCGCCGTCTCACAGCGCTGCCAGAATACCGCGGTGTGTGCGCCCCGGCTAGCGCGCGACGTGTGGGAGGTTCCCGGAATGAACGGTGCCAGGTTGCAACGGTTGGGAGTCGCGATCGCGGCGCTCGGGCTTGTGGTGAACGGCCGAACGGAGGTCCGTCTGCCGCGCGTGTTTGGCGATCACATGGTCGTGCAGCAGGGCGTGCCGCTGGACGTGTGGGGCTGGGCGGCCGCAGCGGAGCGGGTGAGAGTCAGCCTGAGCGAGCGGGCCGCGGTGGAGGTGGTCGCCGATGCCGCGGGCCGCTGGCGTGCGCAGCTCCCGCCGCAGCCGGCGGGCGGCCCGTACGTGCTAGTAGCCGCGGGCGCCACAACGGCGCGCTGTGAGGACGTCTGGATCGGCGAGGTTTGGCTGTGCTCGGGACAATCGAACATGGAATGGCCGGTCTCGGCTTCGGAGAACGCCGCGCAGGAGATTGCGTCGGCGGACTGGCCGGCGATCCGGCACTTCGCGGTGCCGCGCCGGCCCTCGCCCCTGCCGACGGAGGACGTCGAGGCGCAGTGGCAGGTCTGCTCGCCGGCGACGGTGGGCTCCTTCACCGCGGCGGGGTACTTCTTCGCGCGGGAACTTCACAGAACGCTCAAGGTGCCGGTGGGATTGCTGCACGCCTCTTGGGGTGGCACGCGCATTGAGCCATGGACACCGCCGTTCGCGTTTCGCGCCGTCCCCGCGACGCGGTGGCTCGCGCACCGCGTTGAGCTGGCCGATCCGCGTTCCGACCTTCACGCGGAGCGGCTAGGACGGTACCTCGGCGCGCTGGAGGCCTGGCTGCCCAAGGCCCGCGATGCGCTGCAGCAACGCTCATTGCTGGAGCCAGCGCCGGCCTGGCCGGCGGAACTGACCGCGCTCCAAAACCATCAGGACCCCTCCGCGCTGTATCACGGGATGATCCATCCCCTCGTGCCGTACCCGATTCGCGGCGCGCTCTGGTACCAGGGTGAATCGAACCACGGCGAGGGCCGGCAGTACGCCGACAAGATGCGCGCGCTCATCGATGGATGGCGCACAATCTGGCGCCGACCAGACCTGCCGTTCCTGTATGTGATGATTGCACCCTGGCACTACGGCGAGGAATGGCCGGAGGTGCTGCCGGAATTCTGGGAGGTGCAGGCTTCGGTGGAGCGCGAGGTGCCGAACACCGCCTGCGCGGTGATCCATGACATCGGCGATCCGAACGACATCCATCCGCGCAACAAGCAGGAGGTCGGCCGGCGACTGGCGCTGCTTGCGCTGCGCCGCGTGTACGGCCGCGCGGACGTCGTGGACCGCGGACCCCGCTTCCGCGAGTTCCGACGCGAGAACGGCCGACTGCGGGTGATCTTCGACGAGGCCGCCGGCGGTCTGCGCACGCGCGATGGGGCCGCCCCTTCCCACTTCGAGCTGTGCGGCGCGGACGGCCGCTACCACCCCGCCAGCGCGACGATCGAGGGCGAGAGCGTTGTGCTCGAAGCGGCAGCCGTGCCGGAGCCACTGGGCGTGAGGTTCGGTTGGCACAAGCTGGCGATGCCGAACCTCGTCAATGCGGCCGGACTGCCCGCCGCGCCGTTCCGGGCGGGCCATCGCCGTCCAGACCTCTCACACGCTGCCGTCCCGGACGCCGACCAGTGGTCGCTGGTCTACGACATCAATCTTGCCCGCTTGGGTGTGACGTTCTGGTACGACGATGACCGCAGCAGCGCGCTGACCGACCGCTTCGACCGAGTTGCCTACCTGCTGGAAATCCAGCCGCGTGCCAACCAGCCGACCAACTTCGTGTTCGTCGCAATGGACGCATGGACGGACAATCCGCGCGGCATTGCGATTCCCGCCGTGTGGGAGGGCGTCCGCTGGCAGCAGGCGGTGAGCAATCTGCTGGTCGTGTCGAACGTTGGCGGCGTTCCCGCCGGGACGTTCGCGGCCGGCTGGCTCGAGTTCTGGCCGGCGAACTACGGTCCGCACAACTCGGCTGGTGTGCCCGGCGCGTCGGACGAGATCTTTGACTTTGGTGACCAGCCCTCCGAGCCCGCGGAGGGGTACGGCTGCATGCAGGTGCACCTGCCGGAACGAAAGCTGACGCTGTTCGCGATCAATCACTGGTCGGCCGGCGGCGGCGCGGACATCGGCATGGGCAATTCCTCCGGCGCAACGCGCGACTGGACCTTCAGCGGCAATGCAGGCGGGCTCGCGCTCAAGCGCCTGCGGGTGTTTGTCCGCCGCTGAACTCCGCGCGCTCGGGCGCCGCCGCCGCCGGTTGCGCTGCGCGCTGCGCCAGCCGATTGCCGTTGGTGATCGAGAGGATGGAGGCGACCAGCGCGATCATTGCGA contains:
- a CDS encoding glycoside hydrolase family 97 protein; the protein is MRGGMWWIAVGALATAAGEWTLQSPDGALRATLRSPGGRAPVEYHLAWRGRPVLAASPLRFDVDIVPTNETWQVLGVRERATNAIWRPVAGERSMVRDVHREVELDLAGERSGVQLRWTFRAYDEGLAFRYAIHAAAERARLIAEFSEFHFAADGHAWAAPAAQAAYERVPLSSLRAGTERPLVVELEAGGIPLFVALGEAALVDWPRMKFAPVPGSQRAVVSRLDGPAEGPSPLKSPWRFVMVADSPGALLEHNDLVLNLNEPCALADTSWIRPGKVIREVTLTTEGGRACVDFAVKRGLQFIEYDAGWYGHEYDDQADATTVTVDPKRSKGPLDLPAVIRYATERGIGVILYVNRRALERQLDVLLPLYRDWGVAGVKFGFVNVGPQHWTSWLHEAIRRAAAHRLMVDVHDEYRETGVRRTWPNLMTVEGVRGDEESPPTRQTLITAFTRALAGPADHTVCYYSERVPRLWGHAHQLAKPVVIFSPWQFLFWYDRPAQSRDEPELEFWNHMPTVWDDTRVLAARIGEFAVIARRSGEQWFIGAMNAETPRTLNIRLPFLDPNRFYEAVLYRDDASVPTATKVRVERRRVDATSELVLALGADRGAAIRLVPAAPARDNPAPSATEGSVR
- a CDS encoding sialate O-acetylesterase, with translation MNGARLQRLGVAIAALGLVVNGRTEVRLPRVFGDHMVVQQGVPLDVWGWAAAAERVRVSLSERAAVEVVADAAGRWRAQLPPQPAGGPYVLVAAGATTARCEDVWIGEVWLCSGQSNMEWPVSASENAAQEIASADWPAIRHFAVPRRPSPLPTEDVEAQWQVCSPATVGSFTAAGYFFARELHRTLKVPVGLLHASWGGTRIEPWTPPFAFRAVPATRWLAHRVELADPRSDLHAERLGRYLGALEAWLPKARDALQQRSLLEPAPAWPAELTALQNHQDPSALYHGMIHPLVPYPIRGALWYQGESNHGEGRQYADKMRALIDGWRTIWRRPDLPFLYVMIAPWHYGEEWPEVLPEFWEVQASVEREVPNTACAVIHDIGDPNDIHPRNKQEVGRRLALLALRRVYGRADVVDRGPRFREFRRENGRLRVIFDEAAGGLRTRDGAAPSHFELCGADGRYHPASATIEGESVVLEAAAVPEPLGVRFGWHKLAMPNLVNAAGLPAAPFRAGHRRPDLSHAAVPDADQWSLVYDINLARLGVTFWYDDDRSSALTDRFDRVAYLLEIQPRANQPTNFVFVAMDAWTDNPRGIAIPAVWEGVRWQQAVSNLLVVSNVGGVPAGTFAAGWLEFWPANYGPHNSAGVPGASDEIFDFGDQPSEPAEGYGCMQVHLPERKLTLFAINHWSAGGGADIGMGNSSGATRDWTFSGNAGGLALKRLRVFVRR